From the genome of [Limnothrix rosea] IAM M-220:
GATACTAACTATGAAATCGGTGTTGTCGTTGCAGAAGATGTGAGCAATAATTTCCCTGCAGCTCTCCATGCTCAAATTACAGACCGTTGCTTTGCGGAGGAACATCGCACCCAATATAGTTTTGGCCATAGCTCCCAAATTAACGATGTCCTAACAGCCAATATTTCTGACTGCCATCGCAATATTTTGCGGCAATTCCAGATCCGTGCCCATTTAATTGTGCCGATTTTTTGTAATGGAGATTTGTGGGGATTATTATGCGTGCACCAATGCCAAAGCCCCCGCGAGTGGCAACCCCAAGATAATCAATTTATCCAGAAAATTGCTGTGCAGCTCGGTGTCGGACTCCAACAGGCGGAACTATATAAACAATCGCAGCAGCACACAAAAGAATTAGAAATAGCACTGCAACAGGTCGAAGCCCAGCGGGAACAGCAGGCACGATTGGCGCAGCAAGAAAAAATTATTCGGGTGATGACGGAAAAAATTCGCGAAACATTAGATCTAGAGACGATGTTTCAAGTAACCACTCAAGAAATTCTTGCCTTAGTAGAATGTGATCGCGCGGCTATTTATCAATTTAATGAAGATTGGGGCGGCGATTTTATTGCAGAGTCCCACGTCCCGGGCTGGCAACCTCTCATTGTGGATGGCATGCGCACAGCTTGGCGCGATGATTATTTACAGGAAACCCAAGGTGGTATCTATGCAGATCAACACACTAGCGTTGTTTCAGATATTTACCGGGCTCAGCTCAGTGACTGCCACATTCAAATCCTAGAAAGCCTCAATGTCAAAGCCTATCTCATTGTCCCCATTGTGGTTGGGACAAAGCTATGGGGATTGTTAGCGGCCTACCAACATCGAAATGTGCGTCAGTGGCATGAGTGGGAGGAGTTTCTCCTCAAGCGTTTAGGTGACCAGCTAGGGGTTGCTATTCAACAGGGAGAGTGGGTTGAGCGATTACGGTTAGCGACGAAAAAAGCGGAAGCGGCCAGTGAGTCAAAAAACCTTTTTCTAGCCAATATGAGCCATGAGCTACGGACACCTCTCAATGCCATCCTCGGATTTACTTAGGTGCTCAGTCGCCAAGGGAATTTAAGTCCGACTCAAT
Proteins encoded in this window:
- a CDS encoding GAF domain-containing protein yields the protein MNSDNARDQQTFDRLLREISDLRKQVKTLEEKLPVSLEQPPQLPNALIELSSEIYTPQPAISFLERATGVLRDLIHVDRTAIYRFNPDKTGEFVTESRREKWRSLLHLQTEKPEITSNISNCALKYLRLPERNHDDGTSPPPYHNRLKLFRVCTNIQNSGFSDCYLKVLKLYQAQAYAIAPLYDHKKLWGLLAAYHNEAPHQWQQHELQYLLQIAIYCEGAIKQNNLQANYSNQETQIRQQLTQQIQAQQNQLQLEQRQQQALGEVINTIRRSLHLDEIFHAAVRETRRLLQADRVMIYRFKPDTNYEIGVVVAEDVSNNFPAALHAQITDRCFAEEHRTQYSFGHSSQINDVLTANISDCHRNILRQFQIRAHLIVPIFCNGDLWGLLCVHQCQSPREWQPQDNQFIQKIAVQLGVGLQQAELYKQSQQHTKELEIALQQVEAQREQQARLAQQEKIIRVMTEKIRETLDLETMFQVTTQEILALVECDRAAIYQFNEDWGGDFIAESHVPGWQPLIVDGMRTAWRDDYLQETQGGIYADQHTSVVSDIYRAQLSDCHIQILESLNVKAYLIVPIVVGTKLWGLLAAYQHRNVRQWHEWEEFLLKRLGDQLGVAIQQGEWVERLRLATKKAEAASESKNLFLANMSHELRTPLNAILGFT